The following proteins are co-located in the Phragmites australis chromosome 10, lpPhrAust1.1, whole genome shotgun sequence genome:
- the LOC133930725 gene encoding uncharacterized protein LOC133930725 isoform X3 — protein MVQLPSSGKRHAEPAMAPARHAGAATVKLEAEEFGADERGPLSKRAKAVQPPPTPPQQQQDMYNNVLDEPSPLGLRLKKSPSLLDLIEMRLSQASNAGQSSMDNDISEPSKKKEMKSGVSAAGERLKASNFPASILRIGTWELARPPLFFKETDPQPRKHTLWQATSDFTGGQASMHRQHFLQCCSTLLSKNFEKLIQCDQRLNQLSLQPDILDSPVFEPRCSIFEDPDESKCSGFTNLKDEPGYSGSVSPCTGSSMSAKNEANGSIGMPAEFLPQTVSPGAGAVGVQAVSKNVNGAVPEFNIPHWWSQLKVPGLRPSMSVDDLVNHLGNCITEQITSGNPALANNEVPTKETLEEIAQYLLGDAQGPPVSASDEKSLMARVDSLCCLIQKDAAPATKPKPEPNDSDSIGVEASESSDEEFSSTSTRKTTDATEPPAMSRKDSFGELLTNLPRIASLPQFLFKIQEDSEN, from the exons ATGGTGCAGCTGCCGAGCTCGGGGAAGCGGCACGCGGAGCCGGCCATGGCTCCGGCGCGGCACGCGGGGGCGGCGACCGTGAAGCTGGAGGCAGAGGAGTTTGGGGCCGACGAGCGCGGTCCGCTCAGCAAGCGCGCCAAGGCGGTTCAGCCGCCGCCTACACctccgcagcagcagcag GATATGTACAACAATGTACTTGATGAACCTAGCCCGTTGGGTCTGCGGTTGAAAAAAAGCCCATCTCTCTTGGATTTGATTGAGATGAGGCTTTCTCAAGCATCCAATGCAGGGCAATCTTCTATGGACAACGACATTTCTGAACCTTCCAAGAAGAAAGAGATGAAATCTGGTGTGTCAGCAGCAGGCGAACGGCTAAAAGCTTCAAATTTTCCTGCAAGTATATTAAGAATTGGTACCTGGGAG TTGGCCAGACCACCTCTGTTCTTTAAAGAGACAGATCCTCAGCCAAGAAAACACACATTGTGGCAGGCTACCTCAGATTTCACCGGTGGTCAAGCAAGTATGCACAG GCAACATTTTCTGCAGTGCTGTTCAACCTTGTTAAGCAAGAATTTTGAGAAGCTTATTCAGTGTGATCAGCGGCTAAACCAATTGAGCCTACAACCAGACATATTGGACTCTCCAGTATTTGAACCTAGGTGCTCAATATTTGAGGATCCGGATGAATCAAAATGCTCTGGTTTTACTAATTTGAAAGATGAACCTGGGTATTCAGGTTCTGTGTCACCATGTACTGGCTCATCCATGTCTGCTAAGAATGAAGCCAATGGTTCCATTGGAATGCCAGCAGAATTTCTTCCTCAGACAGTAAGCCCAG GAGCTGGTGCTGTAGGTGTACAAGCTGTCAGCAAAAATGTAAACGGTGCAGTTCCAGAATTCAATATTCCCCACTGGTGGAGTCAATTGAAGGTGCCTGGGCTTAGACCCTCGATGTCAGTGGATGATTTGGTAAACCATCTAGGTAATTGCATCACAGAGCAGATCACTTCAGGCAACCCGGCATTAGCCAACAATGAGGTGCCAACCAAAGAGACACTGGAGGAAATTGCTCAGTACCTTCTCGGCGATGCACAAGGCCCACCGGTGTCTGCCTCTGATGAGAAATCACTGATGGCAAGGGTGGACTCCCTCTGTTGTTTGATTCAGAAAGATGCGGCACCAGCTACTAAGCCAAAGCCTGAACCAAATGACAGTGATAGCATTGGTGTGGAGGCCTCAGAAAGTTCTGACGAAGAATTTAGTTCAACATCAACGAGGAAAACTACAGATGCCACTGAGCCACCAGCCATGTCCAGAAAGGACTCCTTCGGAGAGCTGCTGACGAACCTCCCTCGCATCGCCTCGCTACCGCAGTTCCTCTTCAAGATACAAGAGGATTCCGAGAACTAA
- the LOC133930725 gene encoding uncharacterized protein LOC133930725 isoform X2: MVQLPSSGKRHAEPAMAPARHAGAATVKLEAEEFGADERGPLSKRAKAVQPPPTPPQQQQDMYNNVLDEPSPLGLRLKKSPSLLDLIEMRLSQASNAGQSSMDNDISEPSKKKEMKSGVSAAGERLKASNFPASILRIGTWEYISRYEGDLVAKCYFAKHKLVWEVLEGGLKSKIEIQWSDITALKATCPENGQGTLDVVLARPPLFFKETDPQPRKHTLWQATSDFTGGQASMHRQHFLQCCSTLLSKNFEKLIQCDQRLNQLSLQPDILDSPVFEPRCSIFEDPDESKCSGFTNLKDEPGYSGSVSPCTGSSMSAKNEANGSIGMPAEFLPQTVSPGVQAVSKNVNGAVPEFNIPHWWSQLKVPGLRPSMSVDDLVNHLGNCITEQITSGNPALANNEVPTKETLEEIAQYLLGDAQGPPVSASDEKSLMARVDSLCCLIQKDAAPATKPKPEPNDSDSIGVEASESSDEEFSSTSTRKTTDATEPPAMSRKDSFGELLTNLPRIASLPQFLFKIQEDSEN; the protein is encoded by the exons ATGGTGCAGCTGCCGAGCTCGGGGAAGCGGCACGCGGAGCCGGCCATGGCTCCGGCGCGGCACGCGGGGGCGGCGACCGTGAAGCTGGAGGCAGAGGAGTTTGGGGCCGACGAGCGCGGTCCGCTCAGCAAGCGCGCCAAGGCGGTTCAGCCGCCGCCTACACctccgcagcagcagcag GATATGTACAACAATGTACTTGATGAACCTAGCCCGTTGGGTCTGCGGTTGAAAAAAAGCCCATCTCTCTTGGATTTGATTGAGATGAGGCTTTCTCAAGCATCCAATGCAGGGCAATCTTCTATGGACAACGACATTTCTGAACCTTCCAAGAAGAAAGAGATGAAATCTGGTGTGTCAGCAGCAGGCGAACGGCTAAAAGCTTCAAATTTTCCTGCAAGTATATTAAGAATTGGTACCTGGGAG TACATATCACGATATGAAGGTGATTTGGTGGCAAAGTGTTACTTCGCAAAGCATAAGCTTGTGTGGGAAGTTCTGGAAGGCGGTCTTAAGAGTAAGATAGAAATTCAGTGGTCAGATATTACTGCTTTAAAGGCAACTTGCCCTGAAAATGGGCAAGGAACCTTGGACGTGGTG TTGGCCAGACCACCTCTGTTCTTTAAAGAGACAGATCCTCAGCCAAGAAAACACACATTGTGGCAGGCTACCTCAGATTTCACCGGTGGTCAAGCAAGTATGCACAG GCAACATTTTCTGCAGTGCTGTTCAACCTTGTTAAGCAAGAATTTTGAGAAGCTTATTCAGTGTGATCAGCGGCTAAACCAATTGAGCCTACAACCAGACATATTGGACTCTCCAGTATTTGAACCTAGGTGCTCAATATTTGAGGATCCGGATGAATCAAAATGCTCTGGTTTTACTAATTTGAAAGATGAACCTGGGTATTCAGGTTCTGTGTCACCATGTACTGGCTCATCCATGTCTGCTAAGAATGAAGCCAATGGTTCCATTGGAATGCCAGCAGAATTTCTTCCTCAGACAGTAAGCCCAG GTGTACAAGCTGTCAGCAAAAATGTAAACGGTGCAGTTCCAGAATTCAATATTCCCCACTGGTGGAGTCAATTGAAGGTGCCTGGGCTTAGACCCTCGATGTCAGTGGATGATTTGGTAAACCATCTAGGTAATTGCATCACAGAGCAGATCACTTCAGGCAACCCGGCATTAGCCAACAATGAGGTGCCAACCAAAGAGACACTGGAGGAAATTGCTCAGTACCTTCTCGGCGATGCACAAGGCCCACCGGTGTCTGCCTCTGATGAGAAATCACTGATGGCAAGGGTGGACTCCCTCTGTTGTTTGATTCAGAAAGATGCGGCACCAGCTACTAAGCCAAAGCCTGAACCAAATGACAGTGATAGCATTGGTGTGGAGGCCTCAGAAAGTTCTGACGAAGAATTTAGTTCAACATCAACGAGGAAAACTACAGATGCCACTGAGCCACCAGCCATGTCCAGAAAGGACTCCTTCGGAGAGCTGCTGACGAACCTCCCTCGCATCGCCTCGCTACCGCAGTTCCTCTTCAAGATACAAGAGGATTCCGAGAACTAA
- the LOC133930725 gene encoding uncharacterized protein LOC133930725 isoform X1 codes for MVQLPSSGKRHAEPAMAPARHAGAATVKLEAEEFGADERGPLSKRAKAVQPPPTPPQQQQDMYNNVLDEPSPLGLRLKKSPSLLDLIEMRLSQASNAGQSSMDNDISEPSKKKEMKSGVSAAGERLKASNFPASILRIGTWEYISRYEGDLVAKCYFAKHKLVWEVLEGGLKSKIEIQWSDITALKATCPENGQGTLDVVLARPPLFFKETDPQPRKHTLWQATSDFTGGQASMHRQHFLQCCSTLLSKNFEKLIQCDQRLNQLSLQPDILDSPVFEPRCSIFEDPDESKCSGFTNLKDEPGYSGSVSPCTGSSMSAKNEANGSIGMPAEFLPQTVSPGAGAVGVQAVSKNVNGAVPEFNIPHWWSQLKVPGLRPSMSVDDLVNHLGNCITEQITSGNPALANNEVPTKETLEEIAQYLLGDAQGPPVSASDEKSLMARVDSLCCLIQKDAAPATKPKPEPNDSDSIGVEASESSDEEFSSTSTRKTTDATEPPAMSRKDSFGELLTNLPRIASLPQFLFKIQEDSEN; via the exons ATGGTGCAGCTGCCGAGCTCGGGGAAGCGGCACGCGGAGCCGGCCATGGCTCCGGCGCGGCACGCGGGGGCGGCGACCGTGAAGCTGGAGGCAGAGGAGTTTGGGGCCGACGAGCGCGGTCCGCTCAGCAAGCGCGCCAAGGCGGTTCAGCCGCCGCCTACACctccgcagcagcagcag GATATGTACAACAATGTACTTGATGAACCTAGCCCGTTGGGTCTGCGGTTGAAAAAAAGCCCATCTCTCTTGGATTTGATTGAGATGAGGCTTTCTCAAGCATCCAATGCAGGGCAATCTTCTATGGACAACGACATTTCTGAACCTTCCAAGAAGAAAGAGATGAAATCTGGTGTGTCAGCAGCAGGCGAACGGCTAAAAGCTTCAAATTTTCCTGCAAGTATATTAAGAATTGGTACCTGGGAG TACATATCACGATATGAAGGTGATTTGGTGGCAAAGTGTTACTTCGCAAAGCATAAGCTTGTGTGGGAAGTTCTGGAAGGCGGTCTTAAGAGTAAGATAGAAATTCAGTGGTCAGATATTACTGCTTTAAAGGCAACTTGCCCTGAAAATGGGCAAGGAACCTTGGACGTGGTG TTGGCCAGACCACCTCTGTTCTTTAAAGAGACAGATCCTCAGCCAAGAAAACACACATTGTGGCAGGCTACCTCAGATTTCACCGGTGGTCAAGCAAGTATGCACAG GCAACATTTTCTGCAGTGCTGTTCAACCTTGTTAAGCAAGAATTTTGAGAAGCTTATTCAGTGTGATCAGCGGCTAAACCAATTGAGCCTACAACCAGACATATTGGACTCTCCAGTATTTGAACCTAGGTGCTCAATATTTGAGGATCCGGATGAATCAAAATGCTCTGGTTTTACTAATTTGAAAGATGAACCTGGGTATTCAGGTTCTGTGTCACCATGTACTGGCTCATCCATGTCTGCTAAGAATGAAGCCAATGGTTCCATTGGAATGCCAGCAGAATTTCTTCCTCAGACAGTAAGCCCAG GAGCTGGTGCTGTAGGTGTACAAGCTGTCAGCAAAAATGTAAACGGTGCAGTTCCAGAATTCAATATTCCCCACTGGTGGAGTCAATTGAAGGTGCCTGGGCTTAGACCCTCGATGTCAGTGGATGATTTGGTAAACCATCTAGGTAATTGCATCACAGAGCAGATCACTTCAGGCAACCCGGCATTAGCCAACAATGAGGTGCCAACCAAAGAGACACTGGAGGAAATTGCTCAGTACCTTCTCGGCGATGCACAAGGCCCACCGGTGTCTGCCTCTGATGAGAAATCACTGATGGCAAGGGTGGACTCCCTCTGTTGTTTGATTCAGAAAGATGCGGCACCAGCTACTAAGCCAAAGCCTGAACCAAATGACAGTGATAGCATTGGTGTGGAGGCCTCAGAAAGTTCTGACGAAGAATTTAGTTCAACATCAACGAGGAAAACTACAGATGCCACTGAGCCACCAGCCATGTCCAGAAAGGACTCCTTCGGAGAGCTGCTGACGAACCTCCCTCGCATCGCCTCGCTACCGCAGTTCCTCTTCAAGATACAAGAGGATTCCGAGAACTAA
- the LOC133930725 gene encoding uncharacterized protein LOC133930725 isoform X4, whose translation MYNNVLDEPSPLGLRLKKSPSLLDLIEMRLSQASNAGQSSMDNDISEPSKKKEMKSGVSAAGERLKASNFPASILRIGTWEYISRYEGDLVAKCYFAKHKLVWEVLEGGLKSKIEIQWSDITALKATCPENGQGTLDVVLARPPLFFKETDPQPRKHTLWQATSDFTGGQASMHRQHFLQCCSTLLSKNFEKLIQCDQRLNQLSLQPDILDSPVFEPRCSIFEDPDESKCSGFTNLKDEPGYSGSVSPCTGSSMSAKNEANGSIGMPAEFLPQTVSPGAGAVGVQAVSKNVNGAVPEFNIPHWWSQLKVPGLRPSMSVDDLVNHLGNCITEQITSGNPALANNEVPTKETLEEIAQYLLGDAQGPPVSASDEKSLMARVDSLCCLIQKDAAPATKPKPEPNDSDSIGVEASESSDEEFSSTSTRKTTDATEPPAMSRKDSFGELLTNLPRIASLPQFLFKIQEDSEN comes from the exons ATGTACAACAATGTACTTGATGAACCTAGCCCGTTGGGTCTGCGGTTGAAAAAAAGCCCATCTCTCTTGGATTTGATTGAGATGAGGCTTTCTCAAGCATCCAATGCAGGGCAATCTTCTATGGACAACGACATTTCTGAACCTTCCAAGAAGAAAGAGATGAAATCTGGTGTGTCAGCAGCAGGCGAACGGCTAAAAGCTTCAAATTTTCCTGCAAGTATATTAAGAATTGGTACCTGGGAG TACATATCACGATATGAAGGTGATTTGGTGGCAAAGTGTTACTTCGCAAAGCATAAGCTTGTGTGGGAAGTTCTGGAAGGCGGTCTTAAGAGTAAGATAGAAATTCAGTGGTCAGATATTACTGCTTTAAAGGCAACTTGCCCTGAAAATGGGCAAGGAACCTTGGACGTGGTG TTGGCCAGACCACCTCTGTTCTTTAAAGAGACAGATCCTCAGCCAAGAAAACACACATTGTGGCAGGCTACCTCAGATTTCACCGGTGGTCAAGCAAGTATGCACAG GCAACATTTTCTGCAGTGCTGTTCAACCTTGTTAAGCAAGAATTTTGAGAAGCTTATTCAGTGTGATCAGCGGCTAAACCAATTGAGCCTACAACCAGACATATTGGACTCTCCAGTATTTGAACCTAGGTGCTCAATATTTGAGGATCCGGATGAATCAAAATGCTCTGGTTTTACTAATTTGAAAGATGAACCTGGGTATTCAGGTTCTGTGTCACCATGTACTGGCTCATCCATGTCTGCTAAGAATGAAGCCAATGGTTCCATTGGAATGCCAGCAGAATTTCTTCCTCAGACAGTAAGCCCAG GAGCTGGTGCTGTAGGTGTACAAGCTGTCAGCAAAAATGTAAACGGTGCAGTTCCAGAATTCAATATTCCCCACTGGTGGAGTCAATTGAAGGTGCCTGGGCTTAGACCCTCGATGTCAGTGGATGATTTGGTAAACCATCTAGGTAATTGCATCACAGAGCAGATCACTTCAGGCAACCCGGCATTAGCCAACAATGAGGTGCCAACCAAAGAGACACTGGAGGAAATTGCTCAGTACCTTCTCGGCGATGCACAAGGCCCACCGGTGTCTGCCTCTGATGAGAAATCACTGATGGCAAGGGTGGACTCCCTCTGTTGTTTGATTCAGAAAGATGCGGCACCAGCTACTAAGCCAAAGCCTGAACCAAATGACAGTGATAGCATTGGTGTGGAGGCCTCAGAAAGTTCTGACGAAGAATTTAGTTCAACATCAACGAGGAAAACTACAGATGCCACTGAGCCACCAGCCATGTCCAGAAAGGACTCCTTCGGAGAGCTGCTGACGAACCTCCCTCGCATCGCCTCGCTACCGCAGTTCCTCTTCAAGATACAAGAGGATTCCGAGAACTAA